One genomic region from Candidatus Nitrosopumilus koreensis AR1 encodes:
- a CDS encoding universal stress protein — protein sequence MSIKIKKILVPYDATPSSEKAVKKILPLIEKHDSKIIFLTCIHDKATFGFFKTKSDKREIEQEKKKMEQYHERLKKEAAKFGIPSSSKIIKSDLESRSIIEYARDQNVDLIVMSKSKMGTHAEKLYYNSTVDAVFNKTPCPLLYIP from the coding sequence ATGTCAATAAAAATCAAAAAAATTCTAGTTCCATATGATGCTACTCCCAGCAGTGAAAAAGCAGTAAAAAAGATATTACCTCTCATTGAAAAACATGATTCTAAAATTATATTTTTAACGTGTATTCATGACAAAGCAACATTTGGGTTTTTCAAAACAAAATCAGATAAAAGAGAAATTGAGCAGGAAAAAAAGAAAATGGAGCAATATCATGAACGCTTAAAAAAAGAAGCTGCAAAATTTGGGATTCCATCAAGTTCTAAAATTATCAAGAGCGACCTAGAATCAAGGTCAATCATAGAATATGCAAGGGATCAGAATGTAGACCTCATAGTAATGAGCAAATCAAAAATGGGAACTCATGCTGAAAAATTATACTATAACAGCACAGTTGATGCAGTCTTTAATAAAACTCCGTGTCCATTATTGTACATTCCATAA
- a CDS encoding cation:proton antiporter, with product MSFEAILYIAVLILSAKIFGEALHRINQPTIIGNVLAGIIVGPALFFLVEPIDEIEIFVSIGVFFLFFLIGLEEIDLTALFKVLRGRIFAGSALGFLIPFVAAGVFGFLAMDMDFVKSLAIASVIGASSLGVTAKVLTDMGKLRSKIGLEIFTMAGIIEFIAIIFTSVVIQVDSSLNPEIEDFAWLFAKMILFFAVAGLLSVFALPHFFRFIRKHLQAQQVYFAVVIGVILLVAYFAEISGIHGAIGALLLGIAVSRMNKKEYTEISKSVHVIGYGIFIPIFFAGIGLHFTLSFFELPLWVIGGFLAIIVGAKFIGSYLAAKVAHMKPARTVAYGIMSKGAVDLALMLSLLNAELLENNLFSLLVFGTLITMIISSVELQRTLKKIVPVKIGSQELALVPVYFRRAVSEYAAENAMVLDYPTLSPDISVDDALKNNDNEFFVVLDENNLVGLVSKRDLERAQKKLRRKTAVKNVMHKKFRTAIPQEPLFFAIQKLNSNPASIVPVMEPLDSKLVGVVTAEKILELLENNESPKQ from the coding sequence ATGTCATTTGAGGCAATTTTGTATATTGCTGTATTGATTTTATCGGCAAAAATATTTGGTGAGGCATTACATCGAATTAATCAGCCAACTATTATTGGAAATGTTCTTGCAGGAATAATTGTTGGACCTGCGTTGTTTTTTCTTGTAGAGCCAATTGATGAAATTGAAATTTTTGTTTCAATAGGTGTCTTCTTTTTGTTCTTTTTGATTGGTCTTGAAGAAATTGATCTTACTGCCCTATTCAAAGTATTGAGAGGGAGAATTTTTGCAGGCTCTGCATTGGGATTTTTGATCCCGTTTGTTGCAGCAGGAGTCTTTGGATTCTTGGCAATGGATATGGATTTTGTAAAATCTCTTGCAATTGCTAGTGTGATAGGTGCTTCGAGTCTTGGTGTTACTGCTAAGGTCCTTACGGATATGGGCAAACTTCGTTCAAAAATAGGCCTTGAAATTTTTACGATGGCAGGAATTATCGAATTTATTGCCATTATTTTTACCAGTGTTGTAATTCAGGTTGATTCTTCTCTGAACCCTGAAATCGAAGACTTTGCATGGTTGTTTGCAAAGATGATTCTATTCTTTGCTGTGGCAGGATTATTGTCTGTATTTGCATTGCCGCACTTTTTTAGATTTATCAGAAAACATCTCCAAGCTCAACAGGTATACTTTGCAGTAGTAATTGGAGTCATTTTGCTTGTGGCATACTTTGCAGAAATCAGCGGTATACATGGTGCAATTGGTGCACTATTGCTAGGAATTGCAGTTTCTAGAATGAACAAAAAAGAGTATACTGAGATCTCAAAAAGTGTCCATGTTATTGGCTATGGGATTTTCATCCCAATCTTTTTTGCCGGAATTGGTTTGCACTTTACCTTGAGTTTCTTTGAACTTCCTTTGTGGGTAATTGGTGGCTTTTTAGCCATAATAGTTGGTGCCAAATTTATCGGCTCATATCTGGCTGCAAAAGTAGCTCATATGAAACCTGCCCGTACTGTTGCATATGGAATAATGTCAAAAGGTGCCGTTGACTTGGCACTGATGCTGTCTTTGTTAAATGCAGAATTATTAGAAAATAATTTGTTCTCTTTACTTGTTTTTGGAACTTTAATTACCATGATAATTTCAAGTGTCGAACTCCAACGAACATTGAAAAAAATAGTTCCAGTCAAGATAGGATCACAAGAATTAGCTCTTGTACCTGTCTATTTTAGAAGAGCAGTATCTGAATATGCTGCTGAAAATGCAATGGTGTTGGATTACCCAACATTGTCTCCTGACATTTCTGTTGATGATGCATTGAAAAATAATGACAATGAATTTTTTGTAGTGTTAGATGAAAACAACCTTGTTGGACTAGTTTCAAAACGTGATCTTGAACGTGCGCAAAAAAAATTACGAAGAAAAACTGCTGTGAAAAATGTAATGCATAAAAAATTCCGAACTGCAATTCCACAAGAACCGCTGTTTTTTGCAATCCAAAAATTAAATTCAAATCCAGCTAGTATCGTACCTGTAATGGAACCACTAGACTCAAAACTTGTTGGAGTAGTTACTGCAGAAAAAATACTGGAACTTTTAGAAAATAATGAATCTCCAAAACAGTAG
- a CDS encoding helix-turn-helix transcriptional regulator produces the protein MDKFEIVASQFLELASEQRLKILDNLSSKPYRLSVLAKKMELTPQEIHRNMDRLSKSGFVKKGTDEHFRITSIGRLVLSQMPLVLFISKNQKYFSTHDLDSLPKKFSRRLGVLETCTHVRGVTNVIDTWKKILNNASEFVCDVTSEYPAGLDDVLVGRVKKGVKYRHIFSSDFEEYSDRDGHLQKIGYYDLIQNGKILRKEVNNTGFILIVSEKEAAIVFPNNDEPDLRHMFYGKSSSFQDWCLDFFEHYWKKAKTISRNHPKTS, from the coding sequence ATGGATAAGTTCGAAATTGTGGCATCACAATTTTTAGAACTGGCAAGCGAACAACGTTTGAAAATTTTAGATAATCTGTCTTCAAAACCCTATCGACTCTCAGTACTTGCTAAAAAAATGGAACTAACTCCTCAAGAAATTCACAGAAATATGGATAGGTTGTCAAAATCAGGATTTGTAAAAAAGGGTACAGATGAACATTTCCGTATAACTTCTATTGGAAGACTTGTACTTAGCCAGATGCCTTTGGTACTTTTTATTTCAAAGAACCAAAAATATTTTTCAACTCATGATCTTGACTCTCTGCCCAAGAAATTTAGCCGTAGATTAGGCGTTCTTGAAACGTGTACTCATGTTAGGGGGGTCACCAATGTCATTGACACGTGGAAGAAAATTTTAAACAATGCTTCAGAATTTGTATGCGATGTCACCAGTGAATATCCTGCAGGACTGGATGATGTTTTGGTTGGCCGTGTCAAAAAAGGCGTAAAGTATAGACATATTTTCAGTAGTGATTTTGAAGAATACTCTGACAGAGATGGACATTTGCAAAAAATTGGATATTATGATTTGATTCAAAATGGAAAAATTCTGCGAAAGGAGGTAAACAACACCGGATTTATCTTAATTGTCAGCGAAAAAGAGGCTGCAATAGTTTTTCCCAATAATGACGAACCTGATTTGCGACATATGTTTTATGGTAAGAGCTCATCTTTTCAAGATTGGTGTCTGGATTTCTTTGAGCATTATTGGAAAAAGGCAAAAACAATCTCCAGGAACCATCCAAAAACGTCTTGA
- a CDS encoding DUF6659 family protein encodes MHAKVSSKLLDDTCNILLANKKIRYIGILDKMGSLVFEKQKDGVDLSLPDSKSRSLYIKSVLEILLKKDFDEQMGLLKYNVSHRSKIDVITIPIFNNIVMITLEPNENCDLIANSAIMIFEKIFMK; translated from the coding sequence ATGCATGCAAAAGTTTCTTCAAAATTACTTGATGATACATGTAACATATTGTTAGCTAATAAAAAAATTCGATACATTGGTATTCTGGATAAAATGGGTAGTTTAGTATTTGAAAAACAAAAAGATGGAGTAGACCTGTCGCTGCCAGACAGCAAATCACGTTCTTTATACATAAAGTCGGTATTAGAAATTTTGTTAAAGAAAGACTTTGATGAACAAATGGGCCTTTTGAAATACAATGTCAGTCACAGATCAAAAATAGATGTGATAACTATTCCCATCTTCAACAACATCGTGATGATTACTTTGGAACCAAACGAAAATTGCGATTTAATTGCAAATAGCGCTATAATGATTTTTGAAAAAATATTTATGAAATAA
- a CDS encoding transcription initiation factor IIB, which yields MTEYSACKCNYHMAKIVIWKNMKESDWRNGELAEKTILETELRHCLADSHKSPVTDVNAGEIICSDCGIVLEERAVDRNNDSKTFTKEDYLNTARNGPPTKISISDMSSSSIISKKNFDAVGKKMHSNNIRHFSRMRFWDSRSKSNNKEQNLVKAFTVLDAYSNKLNMPENAKEHAAYIYRKAVDKKIIRGNSIPSMMAASVYASCKQLGIPRSVDEISKITNINRKKLLRSYKRLVKKLEIKVDSTGINYVSKISSSLSVSEKTSRLANKILHDAKQEKIHVGKNPIGVTAASIYLSAINHGEHVPIARIARKTNISTVTIRKIIKMLRPFAAKYIKSIDIGA from the coding sequence ATGACTGAATATAGCGCATGCAAGTGCAATTATCATATGGCAAAAATCGTGATTTGGAAGAATATGAAAGAAAGCGATTGGAGAAATGGAGAATTGGCAGAAAAAACTATTCTTGAAACAGAACTAAGGCATTGTTTAGCAGACAGCCACAAATCTCCAGTTACAGATGTCAATGCAGGAGAGATTATTTGCAGTGATTGTGGTATTGTACTAGAAGAGAGAGCAGTAGACAGGAATAACGATTCAAAAACTTTCACCAAAGAAGACTATTTGAATACGGCACGAAATGGCCCTCCAACAAAAATTTCCATATCAGACATGTCAAGTTCGTCTATCATATCCAAGAAAAATTTTGATGCAGTTGGAAAGAAAATGCATTCAAATAACATAAGACATTTTTCCAGAATGCGATTTTGGGATTCAAGAAGTAAAAGCAACAACAAAGAACAGAATCTAGTAAAAGCATTTACCGTTTTGGATGCATATTCAAACAAGCTAAACATGCCAGAAAATGCAAAAGAGCATGCAGCATACATCTATAGAAAAGCAGTAGACAAAAAGATCATCAGAGGCAATTCAATTCCATCCATGATGGCAGCATCAGTCTATGCATCATGCAAACAATTAGGAATTCCCAGAAGCGTTGACGAAATATCAAAAATCACAAACATCAACAGAAAAAAACTTTTAAGATCATACAAGAGACTAGTCAAAAAACTAGAGATCAAAGTAGACTCTACAGGAATAAATTATGTTTCCAAGATATCAAGTTCGTTATCAGTTAGTGAAAAGACTTCAAGATTAGCAAACAAGATTCTTCACGACGCAAAACAAGAAAAAATCCACGTAGGAAAAAACCCAATTGGGGTTACAGCAGCGTCAATCTATCTTTCTGCAATAAACCATGGAGAACATGTTCCAATAGCAAGAATTGCCAGGAAGACCAACATAAGCACAGTCACAATTCGTAAAATTATAAAGATGTTGAGGCCTTTTGCTGCAAAATACATCAAAAGCATAGACATCGGAGCATAA
- a CDS encoding sensor histidine kinase codes for MSHQVEDIMGYLRDKPTSYSIFDLNSFMDDASKNISFGKSIQLTIQCPMITITADKYKLQSAIINILHNAKQAIGNNSGWIKINVCEESDEIVMTISNSGPPIPEGYMDKIFEPLFTTKQRGTGLGLRSVVKIVNEHHGTVSVNNDPVTFSIRLPKTIEKEKTIDGLTLTH; via the coding sequence ATGTCGCATCAAGTAGAAGACATTATGGGTTATCTTAGAGATAAGCCAACATCTTATTCGATATTTGACCTAAATTCCTTTATGGATGATGCATCAAAAAATATCTCATTTGGAAAGAGTATTCAACTTACCATACAATGTCCAATGATAACCATAACTGCTGACAAATACAAACTTCAAAGTGCCATTATTAACATCTTGCACAATGCTAAACAGGCTATTGGAAATAACTCTGGATGGATAAAGATCAACGTGTGCGAAGAATCTGATGAGATAGTAATGACAATATCCAACTCTGGACCTCCTATACCTGAAGGATACATGGATAAGATCTTTGAACCATTATTTACTACAAAACAACGTGGAACAGGATTGGGATTGCGCAGTGTTGTTAAAATTGTAAACGAACATCATGGTACTGTATCTGTAAACAATGATCCCGTGACTTTTTCCATACGTCTTCCAAAAACAATTGAAAAAGAAAAAACGATTGATGGTTTAACGCTAACCCACTAA
- a CDS encoding sensor histidine kinase, translated as MKIKTNVMLAIWIGIIIPVMLSFILYIVMIKSDIVNDKLEDFSIVSTSVEKILETTEHSTIDQLNNIATRTQMRILLDEYNNGIHDTPPEKIRTILLDALNSNDAYQTISIYDNNGVLVSSTSDVMPATNFQFERPNQFSVIYDQGDIDIRAFAPLYLSGTHIGFIELFTKPLYFETAITDLFADHSSLEIFLASKNNDGSATVITPLKYDNYQSGRIIENNSDRPIIKAFAGNAPSVDTAIDYRGKEVVTYVKYLDHYDLGLVVKIDKADLLATVNVFETWSVIQIIFAGGIIFFPAIMFSRSILKPLKKIQAASKLISQGNFVAPMDVGGVSEIQSLNKSICEMAQQLEKTKNKN; from the coding sequence TTGAAAATTAAAACAAACGTAATGTTGGCAATATGGATTGGAATAATAATTCCAGTGATGTTATCTTTTATTTTGTATATTGTTATGATAAAATCTGATATTGTAAACGACAAACTAGAAGATTTTTCTATAGTCTCTACAAGTGTGGAAAAGATACTTGAAACTACAGAGCATTCTACCATAGATCAATTAAACAATATTGCAACCAGAACTCAGATGCGAATACTGTTAGATGAATATAACAACGGGATACATGACACGCCACCTGAAAAGATAAGGACTATCTTGCTTGATGCACTAAATTCAAACGACGCATATCAAACAATATCAATATATGATAATAATGGTGTTCTTGTATCTTCTACCTCTGATGTGATGCCTGCGACTAATTTTCAATTTGAGCGCCCAAATCAATTTTCAGTAATTTATGATCAAGGTGACATCGATATACGTGCATTTGCACCCTTGTATCTATCTGGCACGCATATTGGTTTTATTGAACTGTTCACAAAACCACTTTATTTTGAAACTGCAATAACAGATCTGTTTGCTGACCATTCATCATTAGAAATATTTCTTGCATCAAAAAACAATGATGGTAGTGCAACTGTCATTACTCCGCTAAAATACGATAATTACCAATCTGGTAGAATCATAGAAAACAATTCTGACAGACCAATCATCAAAGCATTTGCTGGAAACGCCCCTAGTGTTGACACTGCTATAGATTATAGGGGGAAGGAAGTAGTCACATATGTTAAATATTTAGATCATTATGATTTGGGATTAGTGGTAAAAATTGACAAGGCAGATCTTTTAGCGACAGTAAATGTGTTTGAAACCTGGTCTGTAATTCAAATCATTTTTGCTGGTGGGATAATATTTTTCCCTGCAATTATGTTCTCAAGATCTATTCTCAAACCCCTGAAAAAAATTCAGGCTGCTTCAAAACTAATAAGTCAGGGAAATTTTGTTGCGCCCATGGATGTAGGTGGGGTTTCGGAAATACAATCTCTAAATAAAAGCATATGTGAAATGGCACAACAACTTGAAAAAACAAAAAACAAGAATTGA
- a CDS encoding response regulator, with protein MSKHSPEINYVTKEELQSKSRFNVMVVDDDLNTVDVFSEYLELTDHKVVGKAFDGKQAFEMFKQVRPDFVFLDIMMPEYDGFYALEKIKQYDRTAFVIAVTADLSNETEDKLHRLYVDSIVYKPFDMDNILSIMESLYKKKSLQYVANEVAGAVEN; from the coding sequence ATGAGTAAGCATTCTCCAGAGATTAACTATGTTACAAAAGAGGAATTGCAATCAAAATCCAGATTTAACGTAATGGTAGTAGATGATGATCTGAACACCGTTGATGTTTTCTCAGAATATTTGGAGCTAACAGACCACAAAGTTGTTGGCAAGGCATTTGATGGCAAACAGGCATTTGAGATGTTCAAACAAGTCCGTCCTGACTTTGTATTTTTGGATATAATGATGCCAGAATATGATGGGTTTTATGCATTAGAGAAAATTAAACAATATGACCGTACAGCATTCGTAATTGCGGTAACTGCAGATCTATCCAACGAAACAGAAGACAAACTCCACAGATTGTATGTGGACTCGATAGTCTACAAACCATTTGACATGGATAACATACTATCGATCATGGAAAGCTTGTACAAAAAAAAGTCCTTACAATATGTAGCCAACGAGGTGGCAGGGGCTGTTGAAAATTAA
- a CDS encoding matrixin family metalloprotease, which translates to MPINEIVFDYVPDFDKIVESENDMELKSSYVVENLRGDVVQTHVNWKWAKDSPINVSVLNTHLINDEQMDSLKDAILSMDEITLDDFSLHKGPKGSTSVYNSGWQGAVTQIGDNTLYVPPSTFNIFESDIAEGSIVILLESGSHPDGYTGYTKNTVDNNEILKSYVTIYDVDSLSASQLNTIIMHEFGHVLGLAHSTDPEDLMYPVIKTDYPYISECNVDALEALYNGNTRTTVVCEK; encoded by the coding sequence GTGCCAATTAATGAAATTGTTTTTGATTACGTTCCTGATTTTGATAAAATTGTGGAATCTGAAAATGACATGGAATTAAAATCAAGTTATGTTGTTGAAAATTTACGTGGAGATGTAGTTCAAACTCATGTAAACTGGAAGTGGGCAAAGGATTCTCCAATTAATGTCTCAGTACTTAACACACACCTGATAAATGATGAACAAATGGATTCTCTAAAAGATGCCATTTTGTCTATGGATGAAATTACTTTGGATGACTTTTCATTGCATAAAGGGCCAAAGGGATCAACGTCTGTTTACAACTCTGGTTGGCAAGGAGCAGTAACTCAAATAGGTGACAATACATTGTATGTGCCTCCCTCGACATTCAACATCTTTGAGTCTGACATTGCTGAAGGAAGTATTGTAATTTTATTAGAGTCAGGTTCTCATCCTGATGGATACACTGGATACACTAAAAATACTGTAGACAACAACGAGATTCTAAAGTCATATGTTACAATCTATGATGTTGATTCACTTTCAGCATCTCAACTAAACACAATCATAATGCACGAGTTTGGTCATGTGCTTGGACTTGCACATTCGACGGATCCAGAAGATCTGATGTATCCTGTAATTAAGACAGATTACCCATACATCTCAGAGTGCAATGTTGATGCATTGGAGGCACTCTATAATGGAAATACTAGAACAACGGTGGTTTGTGAAAAATGA
- a CDS encoding winged helix-turn-helix domain-containing protein translates to MNRKERRGKLEIYYDVLTAIKNESTNIGVIKPTRLQYGSNLSYDKLTNYLHDLKQKEMVMKNGGIKILERGREFMEEYCNIRKQIKKLGLEFT, encoded by the coding sequence GTGAATAGAAAGGAAAGGAGGGGAAAGTTAGAGATTTACTATGATGTCCTCACTGCAATTAAAAATGAGAGTACCAACATAGGTGTAATAAAACCAACAAGATTGCAATATGGAAGCAATTTATCTTATGACAAGTTAACAAATTATCTTCATGATCTAAAGCAAAAGGAGATGGTAATGAAAAATGGCGGAATTAAAATTTTAGAGAGAGGAAGAGAATTCATGGAGGAGTATTGCAACATCAGAAAACAAATTAAAAAATTGGGGTTGGAGTTTACATGA
- a CDS encoding response regulator, protein MKLLVVEDEKHTAEAYKIALEHNKHEVTLASTGEDALEKCQKETDATYHSPFDLIILDYKLPKMDGLEVARRILEKNPDQTIVFASAFVKELLTEDIKNITTNGERIEILSKPFDISTLLNKIENHQISQELSEFRIKINPEIIENNIEALKEILTKLKTVESKYLK, encoded by the coding sequence ATGAAATTATTAGTAGTAGAAGATGAGAAACATACTGCAGAAGCTTATAAAATCGCACTTGAACATAACAAACACGAAGTTACATTAGCAAGTACTGGAGAAGATGCACTAGAAAAATGCCAAAAAGAAACAGATGCCACATACCATAGTCCTTTTGATCTAATAATTTTAGACTACAAACTTCCTAAAATGGACGGATTAGAAGTAGCAAGAAGAATATTAGAAAAAAATCCAGACCAAACCATAGTCTTTGCATCAGCGTTTGTAAAGGAACTGCTAACAGAGGATATAAAAAACATCACAACAAATGGAGAAAGAATAGAAATTCTATCAAAACCCTTTGACATATCCACATTACTAAACAAGATAGAAAACCATCAGATTTCCCAAGAGTTATCTGAGTTTAGAATAAAGATAAATCCAGAAATAATTGAAAACAACATAGAAGCATTAAAGGAAATACTAACCAAATTAAAAACAGTAGAATCCAAATATCTAAAATGA
- a CDS encoding PAS domain-containing sensor histidine kinase, whose translation MKDLELSKLMQNSKINLETLEFCLNEAVLLTVWDKHGTITYANKKFCDVSGYEEKELIGQNHRILKAKTYSDQFYDELWNVISNGKTWHGEIKNVSKTGKYYWVMATIVPVFDEDGKPEQYVAIRTDITNRKNIEERLRRSQSDVEKIKFALDESALVAITDKQGTITYANKKFCDVSGYEEKELIGQNHRILKSGYHPPEFYDELWEVISKGKTWQGEIKNVSKTGKYYWVKTTIVPFLDEDGKPEQYVAIRTDITDRKEAEERLLKANKTILENEKQIKEQIEKLKLHDKMQTEFINVAAHELRTPIQPLRNYTQLALNGLVDSKTALEIIDSESDRLRNLANDILDASRIESGTLAVTFSRTMINDIIYKTTDMIKRDLENNIKIETELKDTNELIIDADHDRLMQVFTNIISNACRFAKTKIWIKSKTIDSENIKIEIRDDGDGISDEILHSLFEKFVTKSANMSDKKGTGLGLFISKNIIESHHGTISAGNLKTEGAQFTITLPIKQKIIKTI comes from the coding sequence TTGAAAGATCTTGAATTATCTAAGCTCATGCAAAATAGTAAAATCAATTTAGAGACATTAGAATTTTGTTTAAACGAGGCAGTGCTGCTGACTGTTTGGGACAAACATGGAACAATAACGTATGCTAACAAAAAATTCTGCGACGTGTCAGGGTATGAAGAAAAGGAGCTTATAGGTCAGAATCACCGCATACTAAAAGCTAAAACATACTCTGATCAATTTTACGATGAGCTATGGAATGTGATATCCAATGGGAAGACATGGCACGGTGAAATCAAAAATGTGAGCAAAACAGGAAAATATTACTGGGTCATGGCAACCATAGTTCCAGTATTTGATGAAGACGGAAAGCCAGAACAATATGTGGCAATAAGAACCGACATAACAAATAGAAAAAATATAGAAGAAAGGCTTCGAAGATCACAAAGCGATGTAGAAAAGATCAAGTTTGCTTTAGATGAATCAGCACTGGTTGCAATTACAGATAAGCAGGGAACAATAACGTATGCTAACAAAAAATTCTGCGACGTGTCAGGGTATGAAGAAAAGGAGCTTATAGGTCAGAATCACCGCATACTAAAATCAGGATATCATCCACCTGAATTTTACGATGAGCTATGGGAGGTCATATCCAAGGGGAAGACATGGCAAGGTGAAATCAAAAACGTGAGCAAAACAGGAAAATATTACTGGGTAAAAACTACAATCGTTCCATTTCTTGATGAAGACGGAAAGCCAGAACAATATGTGGCAATAAGAACAGACATAACAGATAGAAAAGAGGCAGAGGAAAGGCTTCTAAAAGCCAATAAGACAATACTAGAAAACGAAAAACAGATCAAAGAGCAAATAGAAAAACTAAAACTACATGATAAAATGCAAACTGAATTCATAAACGTAGCAGCTCATGAATTAAGAACACCAATTCAGCCATTACGTAACTATACACAACTTGCATTAAACGGATTGGTGGATTCAAAAACAGCACTTGAGATTATTGATTCAGAATCAGACAGATTAAGAAATCTGGCAAACGACATTTTAGATGCATCCAGAATCGAATCAGGTACTTTAGCAGTTACATTTTCTAGAACAATGATCAACGACATAATTTACAAAACAACTGACATGATAAAACGAGATTTAGAAAATAATATAAAAATTGAAACAGAGTTAAAAGACACCAACGAATTGATAATTGATGCAGATCATGATAGATTAATGCAAGTATTCACAAATATAATCAGCAATGCATGTAGATTTGCTAAAACAAAAATATGGATTAAAAGTAAAACAATTGATTCAGAGAATATAAAAATTGAAATTCGTGATGACGGGGATGGAATATCTGATGAAATCTTGCACTCATTGTTTGAAAAATTTGTAACAAAAAGTGCCAACATGTCAGACAAGAAAGGAACAGGTCTAGGTTTATTCATAAGCAAAAATATTATTGAATCCCATCATGGCACCATATCAGCTGGCAACCTAAAAACAGAAGGGGCACAATTCACCATAACTTTGCCAATAAAACAAAAAATCATCAAAACAATCTAA
- a CDS encoding PEFG-CTERM sorting domain-containing protein, with protein MILLSAAIVPFVLDDAFAATVGAHVTKINTDFTEAGEAAVAYEVCSGNNHLTFPQILVYSDMESKLITMDRDIEPNVCQGGATILEAENFSSITALLVTDIPDISIDEKTRQLESARVAYHGMSNDGQILVEVSSTVPQENMPLDIVMRFTDELGNPVPHVNFDLKISQQGDIILEQSKLHTHTGKSLFMTSALNDDSSVDIDVVLQGIGLPNEETKWTGPVGELITFKVVPEFGGVIMVILVVAITVTIIASAKFSNLRVVSVN; from the coding sequence ATGATATTACTTTCTGCAGCCATTGTTCCGTTTGTATTAGATGATGCATTTGCTGCAACTGTTGGGGCACATGTTACAAAAATTAACACAGATTTTACTGAAGCTGGGGAGGCAGCTGTAGCATATGAAGTATGTTCTGGAAATAACCACTTGACATTTCCACAAATTTTGGTATACTCTGATATGGAATCAAAATTGATCACAATGGATAGGGATATCGAACCAAATGTCTGCCAAGGTGGAGCCACAATATTGGAGGCTGAAAATTTTTCCAGTATAACTGCACTTTTAGTAACTGATATCCCTGATATCTCTATTGATGAAAAAACAAGACAGTTGGAATCTGCACGAGTTGCATATCATGGCATGTCAAATGATGGCCAAATCCTAGTTGAGGTAAGTAGTACTGTTCCTCAAGAAAATATGCCGCTCGACATCGTTATGAGATTCACTGATGAGTTGGGAAATCCTGTGCCTCATGTAAATTTTGACCTCAAAATATCACAACAAGGAGACATTATCCTTGAACAATCAAAACTTCATACCCATACTGGCAAGTCATTGTTTATGACTTCTGCATTGAATGATGATTCTTCTGTAGACATTGATGTTGTACTACAAGGAATAGGGCTTCCAAATGAAGAAACCAAATGGACTGGACCTGTTGGCGAATTAATAACATTCAAAGTTGTTCCTGAGTTTGGAGGTGTCATTATGGTAATTTTGGTGGTTGCAATCACGGTGACAATTATCGCGTCTGCAAAGTTTTCAAATTTGAGAGTCGTTTCTGTGAACTAA